In a genomic window of Bradyrhizobium ontarionense:
- a CDS encoding TIGR00730 family Rossman fold protein — translation MTEIRTVCVYCGSGPGTNPSFIESARALGKVFAENGVRLVYGGGSIGMMGAVAKSVLDHGGDVTGIIPDFLVKKEVMMPLKDLIVTPDMHERKRLMFEHSDAFVALPGGIGTLEELVEQLTWKQLGRHAKPVLMANIDGFWEPLFGLLAHMRETEFIRPGFQIELLKADRVEDILPRLREAAARVAKEDAEMAPEIAKRL, via the coding sequence ATGACTGAAATCCGCACCGTCTGTGTCTATTGCGGCTCCGGCCCGGGGACCAATCCCAGCTTCATCGAATCAGCGAGAGCACTCGGCAAGGTGTTTGCCGAGAACGGCGTCAGACTCGTCTATGGCGGCGGCTCCATCGGTATGATGGGCGCAGTCGCCAAGTCCGTGCTCGATCATGGCGGCGATGTGACCGGCATCATCCCCGATTTCCTGGTGAAGAAGGAAGTCATGATGCCGCTGAAGGACCTCATCGTCACCCCCGACATGCACGAGCGCAAGCGGCTGATGTTCGAGCATTCCGATGCGTTCGTCGCCCTGCCCGGCGGCATCGGCACGCTCGAGGAACTGGTCGAACAGCTGACCTGGAAGCAGCTCGGCCGCCACGCCAAGCCGGTTCTGATGGCCAATATCGACGGCTTCTGGGAGCCGCTGTTCGGGCTGCTTGCGCACATGCGCGAGACCGAGTTCATCCGGCCCGGCTTCCAGATCGAGCTGCTGAAGGCCGATCGCGTCGAAGACATCCTGCCGCGGCTGCGCGAAGCGGCCGCGCGCGTCGCCAAGGAAGATGCCGAGATGGCGCCGGAGATCGCCAAGCGACTCTGA
- a CDS encoding VOC family protein: MIDHVSIGVSDLVRSARFYELALAPLGLTRLIERPATVGFGKAYPEFWINLRSAMARVSAETGSHLCFRAKSTAEVDAFHAAAITAGGVSDGAPGLRPHDRVRYYAAFVLDPDGNRIEAVTFPAE, encoded by the coding sequence ATGATCGACCACGTCTCCATCGGCGTCAGCGATCTCGTCCGCAGCGCGCGCTTCTACGAGCTCGCGCTGGCGCCGCTCGGCCTGACGCGCCTGATCGAGCGTCCCGCCACGGTCGGCTTCGGCAAGGCCTATCCGGAGTTCTGGATCAATCTGCGCTCCGCGATGGCGCGAGTTTCGGCCGAGACCGGCTCGCATCTCTGCTTCCGCGCGAAGAGCACGGCCGAGGTCGATGCGTTCCATGCCGCGGCGATCACGGCCGGCGGTGTGTCGGACGGGGCGCCCGGACTGCGGCCGCATGACCGCGTACGCTATTATGCCGCCTTCGTGCTCGATCCCGACGGCAATCGGATCGAGGCGGTGACGTTTCCTGCGGAGTAG
- a CDS encoding RraA family protein encodes MTSSAAAPLAPSVLEALARYDTPTICNAMEIVAPERRLIGYTTKPLVCPFPDLPPMVGYARTVTIRSVVKSGLPADEQGRRRIAYYEYVGTGHGPRIAVIQDIDGPDIGYGAFWGEVQSNVHKALGCLGVVTDGSIRDIPQWAPGFQALAGSIGPSHAWVHAESFGGEVRVAGMTVRSDDLIHADRHGAIVIPADIAPKLPEAAELCARRETPILEIARAADFSLEKLKDALKRSAEIH; translated from the coding sequence GTGACAAGTTCCGCTGCCGCGCCGCTCGCTCCATCCGTCCTCGAGGCGCTCGCGCGCTACGATACGCCGACCATCTGCAACGCGATGGAGATCGTGGCGCCCGAGCGACGCCTGATCGGCTATACGACCAAGCCGCTGGTCTGTCCGTTTCCCGATCTGCCGCCCATGGTCGGCTACGCGCGCACGGTGACGATCCGCTCGGTGGTGAAGTCCGGCCTGCCGGCCGACGAGCAGGGCAGGCGCCGCATCGCCTATTATGAGTATGTCGGCACCGGGCATGGTCCCCGCATCGCGGTCATCCAGGACATCGACGGGCCGGATATCGGTTATGGCGCTTTCTGGGGCGAGGTGCAGAGCAATGTGCACAAGGCGCTCGGTTGCCTCGGCGTGGTCACCGACGGCTCGATCCGTGACATCCCGCAATGGGCGCCCGGCTTCCAGGCGCTGGCCGGCTCGATCGGTCCGTCGCATGCGTGGGTTCATGCCGAGAGCTTCGGCGGCGAGGTTCGCGTCGCCGGAATGACGGTGCGTTCGGACGATCTCATCCACGCCGATCGCCACGGCGCGATCGTGATTCCGGCTGACATTGCTCCCAAGTTGCCGGAGGCTGCCGAGCTCTGTGCCCGGCGCGAAACGCCGATCCTGGAGATCGCGCGAGCGGCGGATTTCTCGCTCGAGAAGCTGAAGGATGCGCTGAAGCGGTCGGCTGAGATCCACTGA
- a CDS encoding ABCB family ABC transporter ATP-binding protein/permease, with the protein MPPDSHPHSGATQPPASLEQGTMAGTLRRLWPFIWPSDRADLKMRVAWSVVLLLVAKVATLILPFTFKWATDALTGANTAPVAPASWAFWLVVSPVMMTASYGVVRVLMAILTQWRDGIFARVAMHAVRKLATITFVHMHELSLRFHLERKTGGLTRVLERGRNAIETIVRMVILQLIPTIVEVSLLTAVLLWQFDWRYVLVTLTMVAAYLYYTYIATEWRIEIRRRMNDSDTDANTKAIDSLLNYETVKYFSAEAREAERYDRSMERYERASVKTYTSLAVLNAGQAVIFTIGLTAAMLMCAQGVREGRNTVGDFVMINSMMIQLYQPLNFMGMVYREIKQAIIDIEMMFGVLTRDPEVKDVPGATPLLVTSGAVRFEDVRFAYEPDRLILKGLSFDVPAGKTVAIVGPSGAGKSTISRLIFRLYDVSGGRILIDGQDIRSVTQASLRSQIGMVPQDTVLFNDTIRYNIRYGRWDADDAAVEEAARLAQIDGFIRMAPKGYETQVGERGLKLSGGEKQRVAIARTILKGPPILVLDEATSALDSHTEHEIQEALERVSRNRTSLVIAHRLSTIVAADDIIVLDQGRIAERGTHGELLARGGLYAGMWNRQREAEAARERLAQIDDTVGAPNSNPPGTGETVASAAE; encoded by the coding sequence ATGCCCCCCGATTCACACCCCCATTCCGGCGCCACTCAGCCGCCCGCGTCCCTGGAGCAGGGAACGATGGCTGGCACATTGAGGCGCCTGTGGCCTTTCATCTGGCCGAGCGATCGGGCCGATCTGAAGATGCGCGTGGCGTGGTCGGTGGTGCTGCTGCTCGTGGCCAAGGTCGCGACGCTGATCCTGCCCTTCACCTTCAAATGGGCCACCGATGCGCTGACGGGCGCCAACACCGCGCCGGTGGCGCCTGCGAGCTGGGCGTTCTGGCTTGTGGTCTCGCCCGTAATGATGACGGCGAGCTATGGCGTGGTGCGCGTGCTGATGGCCATCCTGACGCAATGGCGCGACGGTATTTTTGCGCGTGTGGCCATGCACGCGGTGCGCAAGCTCGCGACCATCACCTTCGTTCACATGCACGAATTGTCGCTGCGCTTCCATCTGGAGCGCAAGACGGGCGGATTGACGCGCGTGCTCGAGCGCGGCCGCAACGCGATCGAGACCATCGTGCGCATGGTGATCCTGCAGCTGATCCCGACCATCGTCGAGGTCTCGCTGCTGACCGCGGTGCTGCTGTGGCAGTTCGACTGGCGCTACGTGCTGGTGACGCTGACGATGGTCGCAGCCTACCTGTACTACACCTACATCGCGACCGAGTGGCGTATCGAGATCCGCCGCCGCATGAACGACTCGGATACAGACGCCAACACCAAGGCGATCGACTCGCTGCTGAACTATGAGACGGTGAAATATTTCAGCGCCGAAGCGCGCGAGGCCGAGCGCTACGACCGCTCGATGGAGCGCTACGAGCGGGCCAGCGTGAAGACCTACACGTCGCTTGCCGTCCTCAATGCCGGGCAGGCGGTGATCTTCACGATCGGGCTGACCGCGGCGATGCTGATGTGCGCCCAGGGCGTACGCGAGGGACGCAACACGGTCGGCGACTTCGTCATGATCAACAGCATGATGATCCAGCTGTATCAGCCCTTGAACTTCATGGGCATGGTCTATCGCGAGATCAAGCAGGCGATCATCGACATCGAGATGATGTTCGGCGTGCTTACGCGCGATCCGGAGGTGAAGGATGTGCCCGGGGCCACACCGCTCCTCGTGACCTCCGGCGCGGTGCGCTTCGAGGATGTCCGGTTCGCCTATGAGCCCGACCGGCTGATTCTCAAGGGCCTCAGCTTCGACGTGCCGGCCGGCAAGACGGTTGCGATCGTCGGTCCCTCCGGCGCCGGCAAGTCGACCATTTCACGGCTGATCTTCCGTCTCTACGACGTCTCCGGGGGCCGCATCCTGATCGACGGCCAGGACATCCGCTCGGTGACCCAGGCGTCGCTGCGGTCCCAGATCGGCATGGTGCCGCAGGACACCGTGCTGTTCAACGACACCATCCGCTACAACATCAGGTATGGGCGCTGGGATGCCGACGATGCCGCGGTCGAGGAGGCCGCGCGGCTCGCCCAGATCGACGGCTTCATCCGGATGGCGCCCAAGGGCTACGAGACCCAGGTCGGCGAACGCGGCCTCAAGCTCTCCGGAGGCGAGAAGCAGCGCGTCGCGATTGCCCGCACGATTCTCAAGGGTCCGCCGATCCTGGTGCTGGACGAGGCGACCTCGGCGCTCGACAGCCATACCGAACACGAGATCCAGGAAGCGCTGGAGCGCGTGTCGCGCAACCGGACCTCGCTCGTCATCGCGCACCGGCTCTCCACCATCGTCGCGGCCGACGACATCATCGTGCTCGACCAGGGCCGGATTGCGGAACGCGGCACCCATGGCGAGCTGCTGGCGCGGGGTGGTCTCTATGCCGGCATGTGGAACCGGCAGCGCGAGGCCGAGGCGGCCCGCGAACGGCTGGCGCAGATCGACGATACAGTCGGGGCGCCCAATAGCAATCCGCCCGGCACGGGTGAAACGGTGGCAAGTGCTGCGGAATAA
- a CDS encoding phosphatidylserine decarboxylase: MSISNSIRAQIPPIHPEGYPFIGGFALGSLILFWIWTPLGWIGTLLTVWCALFFRDPIRVTPQREGLVVSPADGRISMITRALPPAELGLGDRPLLRVSIFMSVFNVHVNRSPVAGRIEKISYRPGAFLNAELDKASEDNERNSLAISTPHGRIGVVQIAGLVARRIVSFVREGQTIGAGERFGLIRFGSRLDVYLPDGTEVLVSEGQTAIAGETVLADFDVTTPGLTFRNA, from the coding sequence ATGTCGATCAGCAATTCCATCCGCGCCCAGATTCCGCCGATCCATCCCGAAGGCTATCCGTTCATCGGGGGCTTTGCGCTGGGCAGCCTCATCCTGTTCTGGATCTGGACGCCGCTCGGCTGGATCGGCACGCTGCTCACGGTGTGGTGCGCGCTGTTTTTCCGCGATCCGATTCGGGTGACACCGCAGCGTGAAGGGCTCGTGGTGTCGCCGGCCGACGGGCGCATCTCGATGATCACGCGGGCGCTGCCGCCGGCCGAGCTCGGCCTGGGGGATCGGCCGCTGCTGCGGGTCTCGATCTTCATGAGTGTGTTCAACGTCCACGTGAACCGCAGCCCGGTGGCCGGCCGGATCGAGAAAATCTCATACCGCCCGGGCGCCTTCCTCAATGCCGAGCTCGACAAGGCGAGCGAGGACAATGAGCGCAACTCGCTCGCGATCTCGACGCCGCATGGCCGGATCGGCGTGGTCCAGATCGCGGGCCTGGTGGCGCGCCGGATCGTCTCCTTCGTGCGGGAAGGCCAGACCATCGGGGCCGGCGAGCGCTTCGGGCTGATCCGCTTCGGGTCGCGGCTCGACGTCTATCTGCCTGACGGCACCGAGGTCCTGGTCTCCGAGGGCCAGACCGCCATCGCCGGTGAAACGGTCCTGGCTGATTTCGACGTGACCACCCCGGGGTTGACATTCCGAAACGCATGA
- a CDS encoding CDP-alcohol phosphatidyltransferase family protein — translation MSFDPNSSDLLRRRRFRPIPVRLLVPNMITLLAICAGLTAIRLSTEGRMELAVGAIAFAAFLDGIDGRIARLIKGQSKFGAELDSLADFVNFGVAPGLILYFWQLHELRDGGWIAAMMYAISGGLRLARFNASIDDPNKPPFAANFFTGVPAPLGAITVLLPVYLAFLGVPTPPALVTAFYTLLIAFLMVSRLPVFSGKTTRMRVSPEFVLPVFAAVVFFVALLVVYPWQILSAGSILYILSLPLGWRSYRQQAVRHAAALGTAAAASPASASTPAFAPPGAAATEQDRPSERLH, via the coding sequence ATGAGCTTCGATCCGAATTCTTCTGACTTGCTACGTCGCCGCCGCTTTCGCCCGATCCCGGTGCGGCTGCTCGTCCCGAACATGATCACGCTGCTGGCGATCTGCGCCGGCCTGACCGCGATCCGGCTGTCGACGGAAGGCCGCATGGAGCTCGCGGTCGGCGCGATCGCCTTTGCCGCCTTTCTGGACGGCATCGACGGGCGCATCGCACGCCTGATCAAGGGCCAGTCGAAATTCGGCGCTGAGCTCGATAGCTTGGCCGATTTCGTCAATTTCGGCGTCGCGCCCGGCCTGATCCTGTATTTCTGGCAGCTGCATGAGCTGCGCGACGGCGGCTGGATCGCTGCGATGATGTATGCGATCAGCGGCGGGCTGCGGCTGGCGCGTTTCAACGCCAGCATCGACGATCCCAACAAGCCGCCCTTCGCCGCCAATTTCTTCACCGGCGTGCCGGCGCCGCTGGGCGCCATCACGGTGCTGCTGCCGGTCTATCTGGCGTTCCTGGGCGTGCCGACACCGCCGGCGCTGGTGACGGCCTTCTACACGCTGCTGATCGCGTTCCTGATGGTGTCGCGGCTTCCGGTCTTTTCCGGCAAGACGACGCGGATGCGTGTCTCGCCGGAATTCGTCCTGCCGGTGTTCGCGGCGGTGGTGTTCTTCGTGGCGCTGCTGGTGGTCTATCCCTGGCAGATCCTGTCGGCCGGCTCGATCCTCTACATCCTCAGCCTGCCGCTGGGCTGGCGGTCGTATCGCCAGCAGGCCGTACGGCATGCGGCGGCGCTCGGTACTGCGGCTGCCGCATCGCCAGCCTCGGCGTCGACGCCAGCTTTTGCGCCGCCGGGCGCGGCGGCGACCGAGCAGGACCGGCCGTCGGAACGGCTGCACTGA